The Phoenix dactylifera cultivar Barhee BC4 chromosome 9, palm_55x_up_171113_PBpolish2nd_filt_p, whole genome shotgun sequence genome window below encodes:
- the LOC103698848 gene encoding histone deacetylase HDT2-like, whose protein sequence is MEFWGVEVKPGETVKCDPGEDKYLHLSQASLGEVKKDKGNENVPIFVKFNDQKLVLGTLSAEKCAQISYDLVFEKEFELCHSSKNTSVYFCGYKTVVADDDETDDFPDSDFDSDEDIQLGQKVNGKTEVKDERTKPSTGKVSVKVDASAAKPKVKIEEANKADKQKADKDDEVDDDDESEEDESEDVSDDDEDMAEAEDESDDVDEDASSDEEDEATPQKVESGKKRPAGSASKTPAPEKKAKLVSPVGSQKTGGDGKKGGGHTATPHPAKYAGKTPATSDKSKQQTPKSAGSVSCKSCSKTFNSENALQAHTKAKHAAAK, encoded by the exons ATGGAGTTCTGGG GTGTGGAAGTtaagcctggtgagactgttaAGTGTGACCCTGGAGAGGACAAATATTTACATCTTTCACAG GCATCGCTCGGGGAAGTAAAGAAGGACAAGGGAAATGAGAATGTACCCATCTTTGTGAAATTCAATGATCAAAAATTAGTCCTTGGAACTCTTTCTGCTGAGAAATGTGCTCAAATTTCATATGATTTAGTATTTGAGAAGGAATTTGAATTATGTCACAGCTCCAAGAATACGAGTGTCTATTTCTGTGGCTATAAGACTGTTGTTGCAGATGATGATGA AACTGATGACTTTCCAG ATAGCGACTTTGATTCTGATGAGGATATTCAACTAGGACAGAAGGTTAATG GCAAAACTGAGGTTAAAGATGAGCGCACAAAGCCTTCAACTGGAAAGGTCAGTGTTAAGGTAGATGCTTCAGCTGCTAAGCCCAAGGTTAAGATAGAGGAAGCAAATAAGGCTGATAAACAGAAGGCAGATAAGGATGATGaagttgatgatgatgatgagtctGAAGAAGATGAGTCTGAGGATgtatctgatgatgatgag GACATGGCTGAGGCAGAGGATGAAAGTGATGATGTAGATGAGGATGCAAGCTCTGATGAGGAAGATGAAGCTACTCCACAGAAG GTTGAAAGTGGCAAGAAGAGACCGGCAGGGTCTGCTTCAAAGACACCTGCTCCGGAGAAGAAGGCAAAGTTAGTTTCCCCAGTTGGAAGTCAGAAAACAG GTGGTGATGGCAAGAAAGGTGGTGGCCATACTGCGACCCCTCACCCTGCCAAATATGCTGGGAAGACACCTGCAACCAGTGACAAGTCTAAGCAGCAAACCCCCAAATCTGCCGGCTCAGTTAGCTGCAAGTCATGCAGCAA AACTTTTAACAGTGAGAATGCTCTTCAAGCTCATACAAAAGCCAAACATGCAGCTGCAAAGTGA